The Sulfitobacter indolifex genome contains the following window.
GGCTGCGTGAGACTGAATTGGCAGAGCGTTTGGGCGTCTCCCGCACCCCGGTGCGCGAGGCGATCCGCCAGTTGGAGGCTGACGGCGTCGTGGCTCACATCCCGCGCCAGGGTGCAAGCATCCGCACCCTGGACTATGCCGAGGTGATGGAGCTTTACGAGATGCGCGCCGTGCTGGAGGGCACCGCCGCGCGACTGGCTGCCCGCGCCGCGTCGGACATCGAGATCGAAGAGTTGCAGGACATGAACCGGCAACTCGCCACCCTAGGCAGCGTGCCCGAAGCCTTCACCCTCAACCGTCAGTTTCACGCAGCCCTCTTGGACGCAGCCAAGAACCGTTTCCTAACCCGTTCGATCCATACGTTGCAGAAGACGCTGATGATCCTTGGCCCGACGACACTCACCGATCCGGCCCGCGCCGAGAGAGCGGTGGAGGAGCACTTTGGCATACTCGACGCGATCAAGGCCCGCGATGCTACCCTCGCCGAAGCGGCCATGCGCGCGCATATCGAAGCGGCCCAGCGGGTCCGGGTTCGCGCCCTGCGCGCACAGCCGTCGCGCGATCAGACCTATGACGGAGACCTGCTGTGACCGAGCCTTACGATATTGTCGTGATCGGCGGCGGCAATGCAGCACTTTGTGCCGCGATCACCGCAGCCGAGGCCGGCGCCCGCGTGCTGATCCTAGAAACGGCACCGAAACCCTACCGGGGCGGCAATTCGCGCCACACCCGGAACTTCCGCTGTATGCACCACGGGCCGCTGGGGCCACTGGTGGAAAGCTACACCGAAGAGGAATACCTCGCCGATTTGATGAAGGTGACGGGTGGCCAGACGAATGAGCACCTCGCCCGCCTCGCCATCCGCACTTCAGAGGAATGCCTGCCTTGGATGGAGGAACATGGCGTTCGCTTTCAGCCATCGCTCTCTGGCACCCTGTCCTTGGCACGCACCAACGCCTTCTTCCGTGGCGGCGGCAAAAGCCTTGTGAACGCCTATTACCGCACTGCCGAGGGGTTGGGCGTGGATGTGCTTTATGAAGCTGCCGTGACCCATCTGGAACTGGAAGGCGACCGGGTGACGCGGGTGGATTACACCCATGAGGGGGCCGCTAAGAGCCTTTCGCCCAAATCTGTCGTCGTTGCTTCTGGTGGCTTTCAGGCGGATACCGACTGGCTGGCGCGCGCATGGGGACCAGCGGCGAAGAACTTTTTGATCCGCGGCACACCCTACAATCGCGGCGTGGTACTGGCGGACCTGCTGGACCAAGGCATCGCACAGGTGGGCGACCCGACCCAATGCCATGCTGTCGCCATTGACGGGCGCGCGCCAAAGTTTGACGGCGGGATCGTAACGCGGCTGGACTGCGTGCCCTTCTCCATCGTCGTCAACAAGGACGCGCAGCGTTTCTATGATGAGGGCGAAGATGTCTGGCCCAAACGCTACGCGATCTGGGGCCGTTTGGTGGCTGCCCAGCCCGAGCAGGTCGGTTATGTCATCATTGATGCGAAATCGTTGAACCTGTTCATGCCTTCCGTTTTTCCACCGATTAAAGCCGATACGCTGGCGGAACTGGCCGGAAAGATGGGCCTACCCGCTGACGCGCTGGAGCAAACCGTGGCTGAGTTCAACGCCGCCTGCGGCGATCAAAGTGCCTTTCACTCCACCGAGCTTGACGGCGTGGCAACCACTGGGCTCACCCCGCCCAAGACGAACTGGGCGCGACCGATCACAGAGCCGCCGTTTTACGGCTACAGCCTGCGCACCGGCGTCACTTTTACCTATCTCGGGCTGAAAGTGGATGAAAATGCGCAGTGTTCTAGCGCCGACCAGCCGGTCAGCAACCTCTGGGCGGCGGGGGAAACCATGGCGGGCTCAATCTTGGGCCAAGGCTATCTCGCCGGGTTTGGCATGACCATCGGCACCGTCTTCGGACGTATCGCAGGTAAGGAGGCCGCAGCTCATGCAAACTGATCTACTCCAAGAGGCGCGCCGTCAGGCCGAGATCTGCAACGCTTGCCGTTATTGCGAGGGCTACTGTTCTGTCTTCCCGGCTCTCCAAGCCGACCGCGCCTTCTCTGACGGGGATCTGACGCAACTTGCAAACCTCTGTCACAACTGTCGTGGCTGCTACTACGCGTGCCAATACACCGCCCCGCATGAGTTTGAGCTGAACCTGCCGCAAGCCTTGGCCGATGTGCGCCAAGACAGCTGGGAAGAGTTCGCCTTTCCCCGCGCCGCCGGGAAAGCCTTTCAGAAAAATGGCCTCGCCATCGTGCTCGCCACCATCTTAGGCTTTGCCTTGCTGTTTTGGGCCGCCCGTGCGCTGGCCGCCGCGGGGGGCGAAGGTTTCTACGCGGTGCTGTCTCACAATGCGATGGTAGCGATCTTCTTGCCCGCCTTTCTATTTCCACTCTTCAGCATCGCCATCGGTCTGCGGCGTTATTGGCAAACGGTTGGCGGTGCCCCGGTTCGCCTATCTCACTTAAGCGGAGCCATCGCCTCGATTGCCGACATGCGCAACCTCAAGGGCGGCCACGGCGACGGCTGCAACTTTGAGGACGAAGACCGTTTCACCCATGCCCGGCGCTATGCGCATCAGGCGATTATGTATGGCTTTCTTCTGTGTTTCGCGTCGACCAGCGTGGGAACACTGATGCACTATCTACTGAATATGCCCGCCCCCTATGGGCTGTTCTCGGCGCCCAAGGTTTTGGGGCTCTCCGGTGGTGTTCTATTGGTGTTGGGCTGTAGCAAGATGGTCTGGCTCAAGCTGCGCTCGGACAAATCGCTCGGCGCGACCAATGCCTTTGGGGGAGAGATTGCTTTTACCGGGCTGTTGGGGTTTGTCGGGTTGAGCGGACTGTTGCTCTATGCGGCAAGTGGCACTGGCTGGATGCCGGGCCTTTTGGTCATACACCTTGGCGCGGTGCTGGCGTTCTTTCTGCTGACACCTTTCACCAAAATGGCGCATGGGTTTTACCGAATGGCGGCATTGGTAAGGGATGCGCAGAGGCGTGAGGGGGGCTAACTTTGCGCTCTGCGAGAGTGATAGTGTTCTCAGGGCGCCGATTTTGAACCTCGTTATAGCTTGGGTTTGAAAAGAGACGCCTGCCTCAAGGCTTTACCTTCGAAAGAAATGCAAACCTGTGCCGTATCGCAACGTCCGATAGGAAATAGATTGCAGCGACCTTCTGGCCCGTTGCTGTCTGCTGTGGCAGGTAGATCGCGAAACGCATGTCGCGGTATAGGTATCGCTCACAACTACTTCAATGCGTTCACGGTGACAGCGGCCTTGCGCATCTTGCAAGTATCTTGATCGCCAAGGAAATAATCGCTGAGAAGTCTCACGTTTCGGATGCTCGCCTCCGGAAGGGCAATACGCTGACCCCGGTCAACCAAAGCTGGCGAGCATTTTTAACAAGCGAAGGCGAGCCCTTAATTTACCCCTTCGAGAGGGCCTCCATAGCCCTGACCAGACATTAAGCTGCTCTGTGGAAAACGGTCGTTCTTGTCCAAAGGATGATCAGGTCGAGCACATCACGATGCGCACCCAACCCCGCTTGCAATCTGTGTAATATCTGCAATAAGCCCCGCCATCCGGTCGCAGCCTACCCGGACATCAAAACAAGGGCCCCAAAATGAAAACACTTGTCATCTGCTCTGGCGGACTCGATTCCGTGTCGCTTGCGCATATCACCGCCGTCGAGCATCAGCTCACCCGGCTTGTCTCTTTTGACTATGGTCAACGCCACCGCAAAGAGGTCGACTTTGCCGAAGCCGCCGCCAAGCGGCTTGGCGTGCCGTTCCACTTGATCGACATGCGCGGCATCGGTGCGGCGCTGTCAGGCTCCGCCCTCACTGACGATATCGACGTGCCCGATGGGCATTACGCCGAAGACACGATGAAGATCACCGTCGTGCCGAACCGCAATGCGATCATGCTGTCGATCGGCTTTGGCATCGCGGCAGCGCAGGGGGATGAGGCCGTGGCCACTGCCGTGCACGGCGGCGACCACTTCATCTATCCCGACTGCCGCCCCGAATTCACCCGCGCCTTTGACGCAATGCAGCAGGCTGCGCTCGACGGCTATGCTCAGGTGCGCCTGCACACGCCGTTCGTCGAACAGAGCAAGGCCGAGATCGTCCGCCAAGGCGCGCAGCATGGCACACCCTTTGCAGAGACGTGGTCCTGCTACAAAGGGGGCGAGGTCCATTGCGGGCGCTGCGGCACCTGTGTTGAGCGGCGCGAGGCTTTCCATTTGGCCGAAGTCAGCGACCCCACGGTCTATGCCGATCCGGACTATTGGACCGAAGCACTGGCCACGCGAGGGGAGAGCTGATGTTCCGCATTCGCAAAGAATTCCACTTCTCCGCCAGCCACCAATTGACCCACTTGCCCGACGACCACCAATGCGCGCGGTTGCATGGGCATAACTATATCGTCGTGGTCGAACTGGCCGCCGAGGCGCTGAACGCCGACGGCTTCGTGCGCGATTATCACGACCTGAAGGCGCTCAAGACCTATATCGACGATCACTTTGACCACCGGCATCTGAACGATGTAATGGACGGCCCCTCCACCGCCGAGAACATGGCAAAACATTTCTATGACTGGTGTGCTGCACGTTGGTCCGAGACCAGTGCCGTGCTGGTCAGCGAGACGCCCAAGACATGGGCGGAATACCGGCCATGACCCTGCGCATCGCCGAGATTTTCGGTCCCACCATTCAGGGCGAAGGCGCGCTGATCGGGGAGCCCACGGTGTTCGTCCGCGCGGGCGGCTGTGACTACCGTTGCAGCTGGTGCGACAGCCTGCACGCCGTCGAGAGCCAATACCGCCACACTTGGGCACCGATGAGTTCTGAGGACGTGTGGCGCAAAGTCCGCAAGCTGTCAGGTGGCCAGCCGCTGACTGTGTCGCTCTCGGGCGGCAACCCTGCCATTCAGGACTTCGGCCCGCTGATCAAAATGGGCAAAGCCGCGGACTACCGTTTTGCCTGCGAAACCCAAGGGTCCATCGCGCGCCCGTGGTTTGCCGATCTTGATACGCTGGTGCTGTCCCCCAAGCCGCCGTCCAGCGGTGAGGACGTTGATTGGGACGCCTTTGATGCCTGCCGCACCATCGGTGCAAAGGCGCGGCAACAGGTGATGAAAATCGTAATTTTCGACGAGATCGACTACCAATGGGCGCGCGAAGTGCATGCCCACCACCTTGATATCCCCCTCTACCTCCAGCCCGGCAACCCTGAAGTCGACCCCGCCACCCCGGTTGATCCGCAGGCGCTGGCTGACCGGCTGGGCTGGCTCACTGAAATGGCGATGGCCGATAGCTGGTTCGCCCCCCGTATCCTGCCGCAGCTTCATGTCCTGATTTGGGGCAACAAGCGCGGCGTCTGACCGATGGAGACACCTATGTCCGATGACATCTATAGCAATCTCAAACAACTCGGCGGTGAGACCCGCATCCCCGCCAGCCCCGAAGAGGCCGAGCTTGAGCGGGTGCCCAATCCGCAGGCCGATGTGGCCTATAACGTGCGTTTCACCGCGCCGGAGTTCACTTCGCTTTGCCCGATGACCGGCCAGCCGGACTTTGCCCATCTGGTGATTGACTATGTGCCCGGCCCGTGGCTGGTGGAGTCGAAATCGCTCAAGCTGTTCCTGACCTCGTTCCGCAACCACGGCGCGTTTCATGAGGATTGCACGATCTCAATCGCACGTCGTTTGGCCGATTTCCTTGATCCACAATGGCTTCGCATTGGTGGCTATTGGTATCCGCGCGGGGGCATCCCGATTGATGTCTTTTGGCAGACCGGCCCGCTCCCGGAAGGCGTGTGGATTCCTGACCAGGGTGTTCCCCCTTACCGAGGTCGGGGCTGAGAGCCGCAAACAAGCTGCCGCGCGTAAAGCGGACTGAGGCGGACATCGCGAGACGCGTCAGCAAGCTGGCCGGTGTTGCCCCTTAAGGTCAGCGCCCATTTGCTTCGCAAGTAAAAGTGATTTCGCTGATATCCGCATGCTCGTCGAAAACCTCCTCAACGAGAAAGACGAGCAGCCCAGTGCTGCTCGTCTTTGTCTTTTTATCACGCGTCCTTATTCAGGATCGCGGATCGTGATCGCCGGGTTCATTGGGAAGAAGTTGTGCGGCATGATATGCACGGTCTTCCATTCGGTCGACATCACAGGCCAGTCTTCGGTGCGGGGCACATGGTGGAAGCCCGCGGTGAACCACGTCACGATGTCCTGATCCTGTAGCGGCGCGTCTTCCTTGACCCATTGCGCCAGCGTGTCGGACCCATCACTTTGCAACGCGAACTTACCACCTGCGTAGCGTTCCTCAGGATCATGCACCGTGTTCCAAACCGAGTTTTCGATATAGGCGTTGCGGATCATCGGGGGGTCGTTCTCAAAGTCGAAGGGACCGTAGGCGACGCTACCGTGGTGGATCATATAGCCCGGCTTATGACCCAACGGCCCTTTCCGGTCGGGGTTTTGCAACATGAAGTAGCGCGGCTTGAACGAAGACACCTGATAGGTCGCCTCGGCCTCAGACTCGGGCATGTTATGCTCGACCTTCCACAGGGACCGGCGCGGGCTGTCATCGGCAACCTCGGCGGGCACAATGTCCATCGTCATGAAACGGTTGCTGGGCTGGTCGATGTCGAAATCGAGCCGGAAGTTGAAGTAGTGATCATGGTTCGCCGCCACCAGATTGGGCGCGATGAGCGTGCCATACTCCGTCTCGCGCGCCGCCGAAGGATCGTCCATCGAGGTCGCATCGGCACCTTTCACACCGTCCAGACCCGTGGCACCAATCTTGATCTCCATTTGACCGTTCTGTTTGAAACGGTAGTCGATCAGATAGTCGTAGTTGCCCACTTCGGACGCTGTACGCACCACCAATTCAGTCTCGGGCCGACCTTCAGCGGGGGTATATTGATCGGGGCCTTGGGCGAAGACCTCAAAATGTCGCCACGCAGGATCACCGATGTTGCGCTCAAAGATACAGACCGCGTCGGGGATCTCCAGCGGTTGGCCATCGTCGCCCGCGATCATCGCCGGCAGGAAGGTCGCATAAGACGGGCAGTCGA
Protein-coding sequences here:
- a CDS encoding GntR family transcriptional regulator, which produces MSEEDRTPQGNSAYAQLMDELRAGRLNPGDRLRETELAERLGVSRTPVREAIRQLEADGVVAHIPRQGASIRTLDYAEVMELYEMRAVLEGTAARLAARAASDIEIEELQDMNRQLATLGSVPEAFTLNRQFHAALLDAAKNRFLTRSIHTLQKTLMILGPTTLTDPARAERAVEEHFGILDAIKARDATLAEAAMRAHIEAAQRVRVRALRAQPSRDQTYDGDLL
- the tcuA gene encoding FAD-dependent tricarballylate dehydrogenase TcuA, which codes for MTEPYDIVVIGGGNAALCAAITAAEAGARVLILETAPKPYRGGNSRHTRNFRCMHHGPLGPLVESYTEEEYLADLMKVTGGQTNEHLARLAIRTSEECLPWMEEHGVRFQPSLSGTLSLARTNAFFRGGGKSLVNAYYRTAEGLGVDVLYEAAVTHLELEGDRVTRVDYTHEGAAKSLSPKSVVVASGGFQADTDWLARAWGPAAKNFLIRGTPYNRGVVLADLLDQGIAQVGDPTQCHAVAIDGRAPKFDGGIVTRLDCVPFSIVVNKDAQRFYDEGEDVWPKRYAIWGRLVAAQPEQVGYVIIDAKSLNLFMPSVFPPIKADTLAELAGKMGLPADALEQTVAEFNAACGDQSAFHSTELDGVATTGLTPPKTNWARPITEPPFYGYSLRTGVTFTYLGLKVDENAQCSSADQPVSNLWAAGETMAGSILGQGYLAGFGMTIGTVFGRIAGKEAAAHAN
- the tcuB gene encoding tricarballylate utilization 4Fe-4S protein TcuB, which translates into the protein MQTDLLQEARRQAEICNACRYCEGYCSVFPALQADRAFSDGDLTQLANLCHNCRGCYYACQYTAPHEFELNLPQALADVRQDSWEEFAFPRAAGKAFQKNGLAIVLATILGFALLFWAARALAAAGGEGFYAVLSHNAMVAIFLPAFLFPLFSIAIGLRRYWQTVGGAPVRLSHLSGAIASIADMRNLKGGHGDGCNFEDEDRFTHARRYAHQAIMYGFLLCFASTSVGTLMHYLLNMPAPYGLFSAPKVLGLSGGVLLVLGCSKMVWLKLRSDKSLGATNAFGGEIAFTGLLGFVGLSGLLLYAASGTGWMPGLLVIHLGAVLAFFLLTPFTKMAHGFYRMAALVRDAQRREGG
- the queC gene encoding 7-cyano-7-deazaguanine synthase QueC: MKTLVICSGGLDSVSLAHITAVEHQLTRLVSFDYGQRHRKEVDFAEAAAKRLGVPFHLIDMRGIGAALSGSALTDDIDVPDGHYAEDTMKITVVPNRNAIMLSIGFGIAAAQGDEAVATAVHGGDHFIYPDCRPEFTRAFDAMQQAALDGYAQVRLHTPFVEQSKAEIVRQGAQHGTPFAETWSCYKGGEVHCGRCGTCVERREAFHLAEVSDPTVYADPDYWTEALATRGES
- the queD gene encoding 6-carboxytetrahydropterin synthase QueD; amino-acid sequence: MFRIRKEFHFSASHQLTHLPDDHQCARLHGHNYIVVVELAAEALNADGFVRDYHDLKALKTYIDDHFDHRHLNDVMDGPSTAENMAKHFYDWCAARWSETSAVLVSETPKTWAEYRP
- the queE gene encoding 7-carboxy-7-deazaguanine synthase QueE encodes the protein MTLRIAEIFGPTIQGEGALIGEPTVFVRAGGCDYRCSWCDSLHAVESQYRHTWAPMSSEDVWRKVRKLSGGQPLTVSLSGGNPAIQDFGPLIKMGKAADYRFACETQGSIARPWFADLDTLVLSPKPPSSGEDVDWDAFDACRTIGAKARQQVMKIVIFDEIDYQWAREVHAHHLDIPLYLQPGNPEVDPATPVDPQALADRLGWLTEMAMADSWFAPRILPQLHVLIWGNKRGV
- the queF gene encoding preQ(1) synthase; its protein translation is MSDDIYSNLKQLGGETRIPASPEEAELERVPNPQADVAYNVRFTAPEFTSLCPMTGQPDFAHLVIDYVPGPWLVESKSLKLFLTSFRNHGAFHEDCTISIARRLADFLDPQWLRIGGYWYPRGGIPIDVFWQTGPLPEGVWIPDQGVPPYRGRG
- a CDS encoding copper amine oxidase; translated protein: MLRKTLLGGAAALALTGGASFAHPLDGFSGEEYQKINEILRAGDLAGDETLYPLIELIEPPKADVLAWSEGHTLDRRAMVHMSNADNSGFVETIVNLTTGEIESSAPTEGQPMILFNEFANAMTAALEHPDMIAGLEKRGLTPDQVFCLPLTAGNFFSDEDDGTRLMKVPCYVSPEGSNFYAKPIENIYAVVDLQTGKALRVIDEGNVAVPEDGWGYTGEEIEARAPQRAATNPAVLTQEGGPNFTYADGALEWDMWRMRLRVDKRPGPVLSNIDVKDGDEWRTLLYQAHLSEVFVPYMDPSAGLYWRTYMDSGEYGFGLFLTPLVAGIDCPSYATFLPAMIAGDDGQPLEIPDAVCIFERNIGDPAWRHFEVFAQGPDQYTPAEGRPETELVVRTASEVGNYDYLIDYRFKQNGQMEIKIGATGLDGVKGADATSMDDPSAARETEYGTLIAPNLVAANHDHYFNFRLDFDIDQPSNRFMTMDIVPAEVADDSPRRSLWKVEHNMPESEAEATYQVSSFKPRYFMLQNPDRKGPLGHKPGYMIHHGSVAYGPFDFENDPPMIRNAYIENSVWNTVHDPEERYAGGKFALQSDGSDTLAQWVKEDAPLQDQDIVTWFTAGFHHVPRTEDWPVMSTEWKTVHIMPHNFFPMNPAITIRDPE